CCTGCCCGTGGCGCGGCGCCTGTTCACGCCCGCCGAGTGGGAAGCGATCAACGCCGACTTCGCGCGCAACGGCGATCCTTGGGCGGGGGAGGGCAACCGCTACGCCGAACTGTTCAAGCGCATCACCCAGCTGGCGCCGGCGCCGATCGGCGTGGGTGAGGCACGCTGAGGCTTTGCGCCGCAAGGAACGCGCCATGCCCGCCAGCCTCTTGCCCCATCGCCCTCTGGGACCGTTCAGCGTGAGCGCGATCGCGCTCGGCTGCATGGGCCTGAGCCACGGTTATGGCCAGCGGCCGGACGCCGCCGGCGCGAAGGCGCTGGTGCACGCGGCGCTGGACGCCGGAGTCACCCTGTTCGACACCGCGGCACTCTACGGCTTTGGTGCCAACGAATCGCTGCTCGGGCCGCTGCTGCGCGCGCACCGTGCGCGCATCACGCTGGCCAGCAAGGGCGGGCTCGCCGGCGTGCCCGACCCCGAAGACGGGGTATTGCGCCGCAGCATGGACGGGCGCCCCGAGGCCATCCGGCGCGACTGCGAGGCCAGCCTGCGGCGCCTGGGCACCGAGGTGATCGACCTGTACTACCTGCACCGCTGGGACCGGCGCGTGCCGATCGAGGAGTCGGTGGGCGCGATGGCGCGCCTCAAGCAGGAGGGCAAGATCCGCGCGCTGGGCCTGTCCGAGGTGGCTGCGGCGACGCTGCGCCGTGCCCAGCGCGAGCATCCCATCGCCGCGCTGCAGAGCGAGTATTCATTGTGGTCGCGCAATGCCGAGCTGGGCACGCTGGCGGCCTGCAAGGAACTGGGCATCGCCTATGTGGCTTTCAGCCCGCTGGGACGGGGTTTTCTCGCCGGTGCGCTGCAAGACCCGGGCAGCCTGCAGGCGGGCGACTTGCGCACCCGGATGCCGCGCTTCGCGCCCGACGCCTTCGCGCGCAATCGCCAGCATCTGCTCGCGCCGCTGCAGGCGCTTGCGCAGCGCCTGGGCTGCACGCCGGCGCAGCTGGCACTGGCCTGGCTGCTGCACCAGGGTGATCAAGTGATCGCGCTCACCGGCACCACGCAGGCCGCGCACCTGCACGAAAGCCTGGGGGCGGCGGCGCTGGCGCTGGATGCGGCCACGCTGGCCGAGCTCGACGCGCTGTTCGCGCCCGAACGCGTCGCCGGCGAGCGCTATGCGCTGGCGGCGCAGCGCGAGGTCGATACGGAAAAATTCCCCTTCGAAAGCGCCTGAAGCGCCGCCATCTGCGCGCGCCCGGCCGGACGCTACAGGCCGAGCTCGTAGTGCACGGTCAGCGGCGCGTGGTCGGAAAAGCGCTCGTCCTTGTAGATCGTGGCCGAGCGCGCCAGCGCCGCCAGTGCCGGCGTGGCCACGTGGTAGTCGATGCGCCAGCCCACGTTGTTGGCCCAGGCCTGGCCGCGGTTGCTCCACCATGTGTAGCACTCGGCGGTGGTCTCGGGGTGCAGCAGCCGGTAGACGTCCACCAGCGGCGCCGCGCCCTCGCCCGAGAGCAGCTGCGTCATCCAGGCGCGCTCTTCGGGCAGGAAGCCGCTGTTCTTCTGGTTGCTGCGCCAGTTCTTCAGGTCGATGTTCTGGTGGGCGATGTTCAGGTCGCCGCAGACGATGAGCTCGCGCTCGGCCTTCAGGCGCGCCAGGTGCGGCGCCATGGCCGCGAGGAAGCGGTATTTGGCCTCCTGGCGCTCGGGGCTGGAGGAGCCGCTCGGGAAATAGCTGCTGATGATGGACAGCTTGCGCGCCGGGGTGTCGAAGCGCAGCTCCACCCAGCGCCCCTCGCTGTCGAATTCGGGGCTGCCGAAGCCGGTGCGCACCTCGCTCGGTTCATGGCGGGTGTAGATGCCCACGCCCGAATAGCCCTTCTTCTCGGCGAAGTGAAAGTGCCCGCGCAGGTCCGCGAGCACGTCCAGGCGCCCCTGCACGTCGGCCGCCTGGGCCTTGAGCTCCTGCACGCAAATACAATCCGGACGCTGTGCCTCCAGCCACCGAGTCAGCCCCTTGGAGGTGGCCGAGCGGATGCCGTTGAGGTTGAGGCTGGTCAGGGTGAAAGAGGGTTTTGGCATGACGGATCAAACGGTGACGCCTGCGGGCTCGGATGCGCTGGCGCAGGATTTCGTGCGCTTCGCGCTGGACTGCGGCGTACTGCGCTTTGGTGAATTCAAGACCAAGGCCGGGCGCATGAGCCCGTACTTCTTCAACGCCGGGCTGTTCGACGATGGCGCCCGGCTGGGGCGGCTGGCGCAATTCTATGCACAGGCGCTGCTGGCCAGCCGCATCGAGTTCGACATGGTGTTCGGCCCGGCCTACAAGGGCATCGTGCTGGCCGCGGCCGTGGCCGTGGAGCTCGCGCGCCAGGGGCGCAACGTGCCCTTCGCCTACAACCGCAAGGAGGCCAAGGACCATGGCGAAGGCGGCGCGCTGGTGGGCGCGCCGCTCAGGGGCCGGGTGCTGATCGTGGACGACGTGATGAGTGCGGGCACGGCGGCGCGCGAATCGATCGCGCTGATCCGTGGCGCCGGTGCGACGCCGTACGCGATGGCGATCGCGCTGGACCGCCAGGAGATGGCCACGGAAAACGGTCAGGACGTGCCGCACAGCGCGGTGCAGTACGTACGCGAGGTGCTCGGCCTCAAGGTTTGCGCTATCGCCAACTTGCAGGATTTGCTGCATTATCTGTCCGCAGGCAGTGGTGACGCGCAGTTGCGGCAGCACCGCGAAAGGGTACTGGCATACCGGGCGCGCTACGGCGTGGCCGGCTGAACAAGGAAGAGGGCGTGACAGCAGTGCGCAGCGTGGCCGGAGCGGCAATGGTGCTTGCGGCGGCCGTGGCCACGTCGGCACTGGCCCAGGCGGGCGGCGGCGCGGGCCTGGAGGTCTACACCTGCATCGACAGAAGTGGGCGCAAGCTCACTTCCGACCGCTTCATCGCCGAATGCAGCGACCGCGAGCAGCGCGTGCTCGACGCCTCGGGCGCCGAGCGCCGGCGCATAGGCCCGGTGCTCACGGAGCACGAGCGCGCCGCGCAGGAGGCCGAGCGGCGCCAGCGCGCGCAGGCGCGCGCCCAGGAGATCGCCGAGCGCCGCGCCGAACGCGTGCTGATCACGCGCTACCCCGACGAGGCCAGCCACCGCGCCCAGCGCGAACTGACGCTGAGCCAGGTGGACGAGGTAATCGAGGTTGCCCAGGGGCGCATCGACGAGTTGCGCACCGAGCGCAAGCGCCTCGATGAAGAGCTGGAGTTCTACAACGGCGCGCTCTACCAGGCACCGGTGAAGCTGCAGCGCCAGTTTGCCGACAACGAGCAGGCGGGCGCCGAGCAGCGGCGCTTCATCGTCTCCAAGCAGGAAGAGAAGAAGCGCATCAACGAGCGCTTTGACGAAGAGCTCGCCAAGCTGCGCCTGCTCTGGGCGCAGCAGCGGGCCGCGCAAAAGGCCTTGTCACCCAAGGCAGAAAAACCCTGATTTGATAGCTGTCAGCGCTTGACTGGCAAACGTTTCAGGCCAATTTGGACTTCAAAATCTCATGGACCTGCTGCGGGTTGGCCTTGCCACGGCTGGCCTTCATCACCTGGCCGACGAGCGCGTTGAAGGCCTTGTCCTTGCCGGCCCGGTATTGCTCGACGTTGGCCGGGTTGGCGGCGATCACCTCGTCGATGATTTTCTCGAGCAGCCCGCTGTCGTTCATCTGCTTGAGGCCTCGGGCTTCGATGATCTTGTCCACCTCGGCGCCTTCTCCATTCCACAGCGCCTCGAACACCTGCCTGCCGGCGTTGTTGGAGATGGTGCCGTCGTGGATGCGGGCGATGAGCCGGCCCAGTTGCCCGCTGCCGACCTTCACCGCCTCCATGCCGATTTCTTCCTGGTTCAGGCGCCGCGAGATCTCGCCCATGACCCAGTTGCTCGCCAGCTTGGCTTGGCCACAGGCTTGGGCCGTCTCTTCAAAATAGGCCGCCATGGCCCGGCTTTGCGTGAGCGTGGTGGCGTCGTACTCGGGCAGGCCGTACTGCTGCACGAAGCGCGCGGCCATCTGCTGCGGCAGCTCGGGCATGTCCGCCTGCACCTGTGCAATCCACTCGGGCGCGATCACCAGCGGCGGCAGGTCGGGGTCGGGGAAGTAGCGGTAGTCGGCCGCGTCCTCCTTGCTGCGCATGGCGCGCGTCTCGCCGGTGTCGGGGTTGAACAGCACCGTGGCCTGCTGGATCGCGTGGCCGTCCTCGAGCTGCTCGATCTGCCAGCGGATCTCGTAGTCGATGGCCTGCTGCATGTTCCTGAAGCTGTTCAGGTTCTTGATCTCGCGGCGCGTGCCCAGGGCTGCGCCGGGCTTTCTCACGCTCACGTTGGCGTCGCAGCGGAACGACCCCTCCTGCATGTTGCCGTCGCAGATGCCTATCCAGGTGACGATCTGGTGCAGCGCCTTGGCATAGGCCACGGCTTCGGCGGAGGAGCGCATGTCCGGCTCGGTCACGATCTCCAGCAGCGGCGTGCCCGCGCGGTTCAGATCGATGCCCGACTGGCCGACGAAGTCCTCGTGCAGGCTCTTGCCCGCGTCCTCCTCCAGGTGCGCGCGCACCAGGCGCACGGTCTTCCTTTCCTCGCCCAGGTAGAACGAGACGCTGCCGCCCTGCACCACGGGAATCTCGAACTGGCTGATCTGGTAGCCCTTGGGCAGGTCGGGGTAGAAGTAGTTCTTGCGCGCAAATATGCTCTCCGGCGCAATGCGCGAGCCGAGTGCCAAGCCCAATTTGATGGCGCACTCGACGGCCTTGCGGTTCATCACCGGCAGCGTGCCCGGCAGCGCCAGGTCCACGGGGCTCGCGTGGGTGTTGGGCTCGGCGCCAAAGGCGGCGCTGGCGCGGCTGAAGATCTTCGATTGCGTGGCGAGTTGCGCGTGGGTCTCGAAGCCGATCACGACTTCGTAGCCGCCGATCAATGGTGCGTTCATGCCGCGTAGCCCTCCGGCTGCTGCAGGTGGTGGTCCGTGGCCTGCTGGAAACGGTGCGCCGCGGCCAGCAGCCGGCCTTCCTGGAAGTGGTTGGCGACGAGCTGCAGGCCCACCGGCATGCCGTGTGCGCCGAAGCCCGCTGGGTGCGACAGCCCCGGCAGGCCGGCGAGCGAGGCGGGCAGGGTATAGACATCGGCCAGGTAGCTCTGCACCGGGTCGTCTTGCGCGCCGATGGCGGGGGCTACCGTGGGGGCGACGGGTCCGGCAATCACGTCGCACCGGGCAAAGGCCTGCTGGAAATCGTCGGCGATCAGGCGGCGCACTTTCTGCGCCTGCAGGTAGTAGGCGTCGTAATAGCCTTCGGAGAGCACGTAGGTGCCGATCATGATGCGCCGCTTGACCTCCTCGCCAAAACCTTCGGCGCGGCTCTTCTGGTACATGTCCAGCAGGTCGCCGTAGTGCTTTGCGCGGTGGCCGTAGCGCACGCCGTCGAAGCGCGAGAGGTTGGAGCTCGCTTCGGCCGGGCTGATGACGTAGTAGACCGGCACGGCGAGCTGCGTGCGCGGCAGCTTCACCGGCACCCGCCGGGCGCCGAGCTTTTCGTATTCGGCCAGCGCCGCGTCGATGGCGGCGCGCACATCCGGCGCCAGGCCCTCACCGAAGAATTCTTCGGGGATGCCGATGCGCAGGCCGTCGAGCGATCGATTCAGCGCGCGCGTGTAGTCCTCGGCCGGCTTGTCGACGCTGGTGGCGTCGTGCAGCACGTCCGGGCCGCACATGGCCGAGAGGATGAGCGCGCAGTCTTCGGCGCTTTGGCCCATCGCACCGGCCTGATCGAGGCTGGAGGCGTAGGCGATCATGCCGTAGCGGCTGGCGCGCCCATAGGTCGGCTTGATGCCGGTGATGCCGCAAAAGCCCGCGGGCTGGCGGATCGAGCCGCCGGTGTCGCTGCCCGTGGCGGCGGGCGCCAGGCGCGCGGCCACTGCCGCCGCCGAGCCGCCCGAGGAGCCACCGGGCACGCGCGCCGCATCCCAGGGGTTGCGCACCGGCTGCGGCGCGTCGAAGCCGAGCGCGGCAATGCCCACGTTCTCGCTCGCGCCGCCCATGGCGAATTCATCGCAGGCGAGCTTGCCCAGCGTGACGCAGCCGGCCTCGGCCAGCCGCGAGACGATGGTGGCGTCGAACGGCGAGCGGTAGCCCGCGAGCATGCGGCTTGCCGCGGTGGTGGGAAAGTCGCGCGTGACGAAGACGTCCTTGTGCGCGAGCGGCACGCCCGCCAGCGGCCCACCCTGGCCGCTCGCGATCAGCGCGTCCTGCGCGCGCGCCTGGGCGAGCGTGACCTCTTCGTCGATGGCCAGGAAGGCGGCCAGATGCTGGTGGCGGCGCGCGCGCGCCAGAAAGTGCTGCGCGGCTTCCACGCTGCTGATGCGCCTGTCGCGCAATTGCGCGGCCAGCGCGGCCACGCCCATGTGGTGCAGTTCGGTCATGGCGTCACTCGATCACGCGCGGCACGAGGAAAAGGCCGCGTTCGGCCGCGGGCGCATTGGCCAGGCAGGCATCGCGCTGGTCGGGCTCGCTCACCTCGTCGGCCATCAGGCGCAGCGCCACGGGCTGGACGGCCGCCAGCGGGTGCGCCAGCGGCTTGACCCCGGCGGTGTCCACCGCCTGCATCTGCTGCACGATGGCAAAGAAGTCGTTGATCGTGCTGCGCATGCGTTCGGCTTCGGGCTCGGCCAGCTCGAGCCGCGCCAGGCGCGCGATGCGGGTGATGTCTTCAGGTGTCAGGGCCATGGGAGCGGGCGGCGCCGTAACGACTTGCAAACGCTGCAAACGGCTGCGTGCCACCTCGAGTTGTTCACAGGGGATGCAGTATTATCCGAGCTTTGCCGCAATACCCCGCGCCGCGCTGGTCATTGAGCGAAAAAGACCCCCTACCCCCTATCAGTTCGCGGCGATGGCAGGCCGACGCGCATGCCGTGCCGAAAGGATACCCGCATGTTCGGAGCATTTCGTCGGTATTTCTCCACCGACCTGGCCATAGATCTGGGCACGGCCAACACCCTGATTTTTGCGCGCGACAAGGGCCTGGTGCTCGATGAGCCCTCGGTCGTCGCCATCCGCCACGAGGGCGGCCCGCACGGCAAGAAGGTGATCCAGGCCGTCGGCAAGGAAGCCAAGGCCATGCTCGGCAAGGTGCCGGGCAACATCGAGGCCATCCGCCCGATGAAGGACGGCGTGATCGCCGACTTCGTCATTACCGAGCAGATGATCAAGCAGTTCATCCGCATGGTGCACCCGCGCAGCGTCTTCACGCCCAGCCCGCGCATCATCATCTGCGTGCCCTGCGGCTCCACCCAGGTGGAGCGGCGCGCCATCAAGGACGCGGCCGAGGCCGCCGGCGCCACCGCCGTCTACCTGATCGAGGAACCCATGGCCGCCGGCATAGGCGCGGGGCTGCCGGTGTCCGAAGCCTCGGGCTCCATGGTGGTGGACATCGGCGGCGGCACCACCGAAGTCGGCGTGATCTCGCTCGGCGGCATGGTCTACAAGGGCAGCGTGCGCGTGGGCGGGGACAACTTCGACGAATCCATCGTCAACTACATCCGGCGCAACTACGGCATGCTGATCGGCGAGCCCACGGCCGAGGCCATCAAGAAGAACATCGGCAGCGCCTTTCCCGGCAGCGAGGTGCGCGAGATGGAGGTGCGTGGGCGCAATCTCTCCGAAGGCGTGCCGCGCAGCTTCACGATATCGAGCAACGAGGTGCTGGAGGCGCTGACCGAGCCGCTCAACCAGATCGTCTCGGCCGTCAAGAACGCGCTGGAGCAGACCCCGCCCGAGCTCGGTGCCGACATTGCCGAGCGCGGCATGATGCTGACCGGCGGCGGCGCGCTCCTGCGCGACCTGGACCGCCTGCTGGCCGAGGAGACCGGCCTGCCGGTGCTGGTGGCCGAAGAGCCGCTGACCTGCGTGGTGCGCGGCTGCGGCATGGCGCTCGACCGGCTCGACCGCCAGGGCAGCATCTTCACCAGCGACTGACGCCGGGCCGCGCGCATGCCGCTGGGCACCCTGGAGCGCAAGGCCCCTTCCTTCTTTCGGCAGGGGCCGTCGGCCCTCTCGCGCCTCGTCATCTACAGCGCCCTGGCGCTGTTTTTCATGGTGGCCGACGCGCGCTTTCACGTCACCGAACCGCTGCGCCAGGCGATGGCGGTGGTGATCTACCCCCTGCAATGGCTGATGCTGCAGCCGGTGGAGTTCGCCAGTCGCGGCGCGGGCTACTTCCAGTCGCTGGACGAAGCCCAGGAGGCGCTGCAGGAGGCGCGCCGGCAGATGGCCCAGATGGCGGTGCGCGCCAGCGCGACCGATCTGCTGCAGCGCGAGAACGGGCAGCTGCGCGAGCTGCTGGCGCTGCGGGCGCGCATCGAACCGCCGTCGATCGCCGCGCAGGTGCTCTACGACACCGCCGACCCCTACAGCCGCAAGGTGACCTTGGACAAGGGGCAGCTTGCCGGGCTGCAGGCGGGCTCGCCGGTGCTCGATGCGCGCGGCGTGCTCGGGCAGGTCACGCGGGTGTTCGCCACGCTCAGCGAGGTGACGCTGCTGATCGACCGCGACCAGACCATACCGGTGCTCAACGCCCGCACCGGCGCGCGCAGCATCGCCTTCGGCGACCCGCTGACCAGCCACGGCGGCGGCATGGAGCTGCGCTTCACGCCGGGCAACGCCGACGTGCAGGAGGGCGACCTGCTCATCACCAGCGGCGTGGACGGCGTCTACCCCGGCGGCCTGCCGGTGGCGCGCGTGGTGCACATCGAGCGGCGCGCCGACTCCACCTTTGCCCGCATCTACTGCGCGCCGCTGGCGCAGATGTATGGCGCGCGCCAGGTGCTGGTGCTCGGCCCCCTGCCGCAGCCGGGTGCCCAGGAGCAGGCGCCGCCCGCGGCCGCGCCGGCCCAGCCCGGTGCCGGGGCGGCGGGTGCGCGGCGCGAGCGCAAGCGGGGGGCGCCATGATCCTGCCCAAGGGCCAGCAGCTGCTGCTGCCGGTCAACCCCGCCTTCATGCTGGCCAGCCTGGTGCTGGCGCTGGCGCTGAACCTGCTGCCGCTGGGCCGCGTGACATGGACGCCCGACTGGCTCATGGTGCTGCTCGCCTTCTGGGGCCTGCATCAGCCGCGCGACGTGGGCATGGGCGCGGCCTTCGTGCTGGGCCTGGCGATCGACGTGGACCAGTCCACGCTGCTGGGCCAGCATGCGCTGGTCTATTGCCTGCTGGTGTTCGCGGTGCAGCTGCTGCAGCGGCGCCTGCTGTGGTTCGGCGTGCTCTGGCAGGCGCTGCAGCTCTTGCCGCTGTTCGCCGCAGCCCACCTGCTGGAGCTGCTGCTGCGCCTGGCCGGCTCGGGCGTGGTGCCAGGCTGGGAGACGCTGCTTGCGCCGCTGCTGGAGGCGCTGCTGTGGCCGCTGGCGAGCTGGCTGCTGCTGGCGCCGCAGCGCCGCCCGCCCGATCAGGATGAGAACCGACCGCTGTGATCAACGAACTGCGTAGCGCCGAGGCCGAGGCGGGGCGCTTTCGCCTGCGCCTGTGGGCGGTCGCCCTCATGGTGCTGCTGGCGTTTGCGCTGATTGCCTGGCGGCTGTACGTGCTGCAGGTGCAGCGCCACGATGACCTGGCCGAGCAGGCCGAGAGCAACCGCACCGCGGTCGTGCCCATCGTGCCGATGCGCGGACAGATCCTGGACCGCAACGGCGTGGTGCTGGCGACCAATTACTCGGCCTATACGCTGGAGATCACGCCCTCGCGTGCGCTCGACGTCGACGCCACGATAGAGCAGCTCGCGCAGATCGTGGACATCCAGCCGCGCGACAAGCGCCGCTTCAAGCGCCTGATGGACGAGTCGCGGCGCTTTGACTCGCTGCCGGTGCGCACCCGCCTGAGCGACGAGGAGGTGGCGCGCTTTGCCGCGCAGCGCTGGCGCTTTCCCGGCGTGGAGGTGAAGGCGCGGCTGTTTCGCACCTACCCGCTGGGGGCGGTGGGCAGCCACGCGATCGGCTACATCGGGCGGATCAACCAGAAGGAGAAGGAGCGCATCGAAGACGCGGATGAGGCGGCCAACTACCGCGGCACCGACTACATCGGCAAGCTTGGCGTGGAGCAGAGCTATGAAGCGCGGCTGCACGGGCAGACGGGCTTCGAGCTGCTCGAGACCTCGGCCGGCGGCTACGCGGTGCGCCGGCTGGAGCACCACTCGGCCACGCCGGGCGACACGCTGATGCTGTCCCTGGACATCAAGCTGCAAAAGCTCGTCGAAGAACTCTATGGCGAGCGCCGCGGCGCGCTGGTGGCGCTGGACCCGAGGAACGGCGAAGTGCTGGCGCTGGTGTCCATGCCGACCTTCGACCCCAACCTCTTCGTCGAGGGCATAGACCAGGAGAACTGGCAGGCGCTCAATGAATCGATCAACAAGCCGCTGCTCAACCGCGCGCTGCGCGGCACCTACCCGCCGGGCTCCACCTACAAGCCCTTCATGGCTCTGGGCGCGCTGCAGCTGCGCAAGCGCGACCCCAAGCTTGTGGTCAACGACCCTGGCTACTACAACTTCGGCGGGCGCACTTTCCGCAGCCACGAAGGGGGGCTGGGCGGCGTGGACATGACACGCGCCATCCAGTATTCGAGCAACACCTACTTCTATTCGCTGGCGGTGGAGATGGGCGTCAACGCGATCCACGACGTGATGGCGCCGCTGGGCTTTGGCCAGATCACCGGCATCGACCTGGGCGGCGAGGTGCGCGGCATCCTGCCGAGCACCGAATGGAAGAAGCACGCCTACAAGCGCCCCGACATGCAGCGCTGGTTCCCGGGGGAGACGGTGTCGCTGGGCATAGGCCAGGGCTACAACAACTTCACCATGCTGCAGCTGGCGGTGGCCGAGAGCGTGCTGGCCAACGGCGGCACGCGCTACCGCCCGCACGTGGCCAAGGCGGTGCGTGACCAGGTCAGCGGCCAGGTCAGCGCGGTGGCGCAGCCGCCCGGCGAGCACCTGGGTTACCGCCCGGCGGACATCGCCATCGTGCGCAATGCGCTGGCGGCGGTGAATGAGGCGGGCACCGGGCGGCGGGTGTTTGCCGGCGCGCCTTATGCCTCGGCAGGCAAGACCGGCACGGCCCAGGCGGTGAGCCTGGGGCAGAACGTGAAGTACAACGCCAAGCTGCTCGAGGAGCACCAGCGCGACCACTCGCTGTTCGCGGCCTTTGCGCCGCTGGAGGAGCCGAGCATCGTGGTTGCCGCCATCGTGGAGAACGCCGGCTTCGGCGCGGCCGCCGCGGCCCCCATCGTGCGCCGCGTCTTCGACTACTGGCTGCTGGGCCAGTACCCGAGCGAGGAAGACATTGCCGCGGTGGCGCGTGGCCAGGCCTCGGTGCCCATCGGCACCCCCCGGCGCGCCGACGACGTGCCGCTGGCCCCAGCGCGCTGACGCGCTCAGCCGAGGAAGGCGTCGCGCGCCGTCTTCAGGATCAGTGCGCCGACCACGATGATGAAGATGCCGCGCACGAAGCCCGCGCCATGGCGCAGCGCCAGGCGCGCGCCCAGGACGCTGCCGACGATGTTGGCCGCGGCCAGCCACAGCGTGAGCTGCCACCACACATGTCCCATGGCCGCGAACAGCATCAGTGAGGAGGCATTGGTCGAGAGGTTGAGCAGCTTGGCCGAGACCGAGGCGTTGAGGAAGTCGTAGCCCAGAAAGCGCACGAAGAAGAAGATGAAGAAGCTGCCGGTGCCCGGGCCGAAAAAGCCGTCGTAGAAGCCGATCACCAGCGCGATTGCGCAGGCCGCCAGGCGTTCGCGCGCCGCGCTGAGCGTGGGCGCGTGCACGCGGCCCAGTTCCTTGCGCGCCAGCGTGTAGAGCAGCAGCGCCAGCAGGACCAGCGGCAGCAGCTTGCGCAGCAGCTCGGCCGACACCTGCGTCACCGTCCAGGCGCCGAGCAGCGCGGCGGCAAAGCTGGTGAGCGCCGCGGGCAGCATGGCCTGCCAGCGGATGCGCACGCGCCGCGCGTACTGCAGCGTGGCCACGCCCGTGCCCCAGATGGAGGCGCTCTTGTTGGTGCCCAGCAGGTCGCCCGGCACCGCGCTCGGGTAGGTGGCAAACAGCGCGGGCACGAGGATCAGGCCCCCGCCACCGACGATCGAATCGATGAAACCGGCCAGCAGCGAGGCCAGCGCAACGATGACGGAATCCATTGC
This portion of the Comamonas flocculans genome encodes:
- the mrdA gene encoding penicillin-binding protein 2; the encoded protein is MNELRSAEAEAGRFRLRLWAVALMVLLAFALIAWRLYVLQVQRHDDLAEQAESNRTAVVPIVPMRGQILDRNGVVLATNYSAYTLEITPSRALDVDATIEQLAQIVDIQPRDKRRFKRLMDESRRFDSLPVRTRLSDEEVARFAAQRWRFPGVEVKARLFRTYPLGAVGSHAIGYIGRINQKEKERIEDADEAANYRGTDYIGKLGVEQSYEARLHGQTGFELLETSAGGYAVRRLEHHSATPGDTLMLSLDIKLQKLVEELYGERRGALVALDPRNGEVLALVSMPTFDPNLFVEGIDQENWQALNESINKPLLNRALRGTYPPGSTYKPFMALGALQLRKRDPKLVVNDPGYYNFGGRTFRSHEGGLGGVDMTRAIQYSSNTYFYSLAVEMGVNAIHDVMAPLGFGQITGIDLGGEVRGILPSTEWKKHAYKRPDMQRWFPGETVSLGIGQGYNNFTMLQLAVAESVLANGGTRYRPHVAKAVRDQVSGQVSAVAQPPGEHLGYRPADIAIVRNALAAVNEAGTGRRVFAGAPYASAGKTGTAQAVSLGQNVKYNAKLLEEHQRDHSLFAAFAPLEEPSIVVAAIVENAGFGAAAAAPIVRRVFDYWLLGQYPSEEDIAAVARGQASVPIGTPRRADDVPLAPAR
- a CDS encoding sulfite exporter TauE/SafE family protein; translated protein: MDSVIVALASLLAGFIDSIVGGGGLILVPALFATYPSAVPGDLLGTNKSASIWGTGVATLQYARRVRIRWQAMLPAALTSFAAALLGAWTVTQVSAELLRKLLPLVLLALLLYTLARKELGRVHAPTLSAARERLAACAIALVIGFYDGFFGPGTGSFFIFFFVRFLGYDFLNASVSAKLLNLSTNASSLMLFAAMGHVWWQLTLWLAAANIVGSVLGARLALRHGAGFVRGIFIIVVGALILKTARDAFLG